One window of the Micropterus dolomieu isolate WLL.071019.BEF.003 ecotype Adirondacks linkage group LG08, ASM2129224v1, whole genome shotgun sequence genome contains the following:
- the LOC123975198 gene encoding trypsin I-P1-like produces MKSKSMAPLRRSTVLLLLAFSVSETFAQRIIGGQEVPPYSIKYQASLQSETRQHYCGGTLVHPQWVVSAAHCWRPSSLMKVVLSEHNLETTEGFEQVFNVSKIYVHNYNYKTFNNDIMLIKLSEPAQLNANVQPAALREEDSPPLSNDLCTVSGWGVTQTYSYYLSNVLRAVDVRIVPYCSYYYWGRITANMVCAGSAMGGKDSCQGDSGGPLICNGYFEGIVSWGVSCANPYFPGVYTKVRNYVQWISWLIDNDTP; encoded by the exons atgaaaagtaaaagtatggcTCCACTGCGAAGATCTACTGTACTGTTGCTTTTGGCTTTCTCAGTATCAG AGACATTTGCACAAAGGATTATTGGAGGTCAGGAGGTCCCACCATACTCTATCAAATATCAGGCATCACTGCAGTCTGAGACCAGGCAACACTACTGTGGAGGAACCTTAGTGCACCCTCAGTGGGTGGTGTCTGCTGCCCACTGCTGGAGACC GAGCAGTTTGATGAAGGTGGTGTTAAGTGAACACAACCTGGAGACAACAGAAGGATTTGAACAGGTCTTTAATGTCTCAAAGATTTATGTCCACAACTATAACTACAAGACATTCAACAATGACATCATGCTCATTAAG CTGAGTGAGCCAGCACAGCTGAATGCCAATGTCCAGCCAGCTGCTCTGCGTGAGGAAGACAGTCCTCCACTTTCTAATGATTTGTGCACAGTGAGTGGCTGGGGTGTGACACAGACTTACAGTTACTACCTCTCCAATGTGTTACGTGCTGTGGATGTGAGAATAGTACCTTACTGCTCTTATTACTACTGGGGGAGGATCACTGCAAACATGGTGTGTGCTGGATCTGCGATGGGTGGCAAAGATTCCTGCCAG GGTGACTCCGGTGGTCCCCTAATCTGCAATGGGTACTTCGAGGGCATTGTCTCCTGGGGTGTCAGCTGCGCGAACCCATACTTTCCTGGAGTCTACACCAAAGTGAGAAACTATGTCCAGTGGATCAGCTGGCTTATCGACAATGACACACCATGA
- the pink1 gene encoding serine/threonine-protein kinase PINK1, mitochondrial, with amino-acid sequence MSVKHAISRGLELGRSVFQLGLLKPGARVVAKLRADRLRVGPSARTVQPQAFLPSRYRYYRTSLKGLAAQLQSAGFRRRFGGGSPRNRAVFLAFGLGVGLIEQQLEDDRKSAATCQEIQAVFSKKRFHSPLKPFPSGYKLEDYIIGNQIGKGSNAAVYEAAAPFAPPKEINSSLVQLKEDEEEGETARSLTCCSLRTFPLAIKMMWNFGAGSSSEAILKSMSQELVPAGPLALKQEKEQITVDGHFGVLPKRISAHPNVIRVYRAFTADVPLLPGAQEEYPDVLPARLNPAGLGNNRTLFLVMKNYPCTLRQYLEVSPPGHRQGSLMVLQLLEGVDHLCRQGVAHRDLKSDNVLLEFDSDGCPRLVITDFGCCLAQSDCSLHLPFNSMWVNRGGNASLMAPEVATAVPGCGAVIDYSKADAWAVGAISYEIFGLQNPFYRAVGLESRSYQEKQLPPLPSYVPTDVQLVIRLLLRRNPSKRPSARVAANMLHLSLWGRKALVNKDSIGMSKLADWLLCQSAVVLLKSCSGLSGNVVEAELQRSFLSNLDLEDLRTAVGFLLYGRELRQACMLSA; translated from the exons ATGTCTGTGAAACACGCTATTAGCCGAGGGCTGGAGCTGGGCCGGTCGGTCTTTCAGCTGGGTCTCCTCAAACCGGGGGCCCGAGTCGTAGCAAAGCTCCGAGCTGACCGTTTGCGTGTAGGCCCATCGGCCCGCACCGTTCAGCCTCAGGCTTTCCTGCCGTCTCGGTACCGCTACTACCGAACCTCTTTGAAGGGCCTGGCAGCTCAGCTTCAGTCCGCCGGCTTCAGGAGaaggtttggcggtgggtcccCGCGAAACAGGGCCGTGTTTTTGGCTTTTGGTCTCGGTGTAGGGCTTATCGAACAGCAGCTTGAGGATGACAGAAAGAGTGCCGCGACTTGTCAGGAGATCCAG GCAGTGTTTAGCAAGAAAAGATTTCACAGTCCTCTCAAGCCCTTCCCCTCTGGATATAAACTGGAAGATTACATTATTGGAAATCAGATTGGGAAAGGCTCGAATGCTGCTGTATACGAGGCTGCAGCTCCGTTCGCCCCTCCAAAAGAGATCAACAGCTCCCTGGTGCAACTGaaagaagacgaagaagaaggagagacgGCTCGATCTCTGACATGCTGCTCACTAAGAACTTTCCCTCTGGCTATCAAGATGATGTGGAACTTTGGG GCAGGATCGTCAAGCGAGGCGATATTAAAATCCATGTCACAGGAGCTGGTGCCTGCTGGGCCCCTGGCCTTAAAGCAGGAAAAAGAACAAATCACTGTGGATGG acattttggAGTCCTACCCAAAAGAATTTCAGCACACCCTAATGTGATCAGAGTGTATCGGGCTTTCACAGCGGACGTCCCGTTGCTACCAGGTGCCCAAGAAGAGTATCCAGATGTGCTGCCAGCCAGGCTTAACCCTGCCGGTCTGGGCAACAACCGCACTCTTTTCCTGGTCATGAAGAA CTACCCCTGCACACTGCGACAGTACCTGGAAGTGTCCCCTCCTGGCCACAGGCAGGGCTCTCTGATGGTGCTGCAGCTCCTCGAGGGGGTCGACCATCTGTGCAGACAGGGTGTTGCTCACAGGGATCTCAAATCAGACAACGTGCTGTTGGAGTTTGACTCTG ATGGTTGCCCTCGTTTAGTGATTACAGACTTTGGCTGCTGCCTGGCCCAGAGTGACTGTAGCCTACATCTGCCCTTCAACAGCATGTGGGTCAACAGAGGAGGGAATGCCTCCCTTATGGCCCCTGAG GTAGCCACTGCAGTTCCAGGGTGTGGTGCAGTGATTGACTATAGCAAGGCAGACGCCTGGGCTGTGGGTGCCATCTCGTATGAGATATTCGGCCTGCAGAACCCGTTCTATCGAGCAGTGGGACTGGAGAGCAGGAGTTACCAGGAGAAGCAGCTTCCACCTCTGCCCTCCTATGTTCCAACTGATGTGCAGTTAGTGATCCGATTGCTCCTCAGGAGGAACCCAAGCAAG CGTCCCAGTGCTCGTGTGGCGGCTAACATGCTACATCTTAGCCTCTGGGGGCGGAAGGCCCTGGTCAATAAGGACAGCATTGGCATGTCGAAGTTGGCTGATTGGCTGCTGTGCCAGTCTGCTGTGGTTCTCCTGAAGAGCTGTAGTGGACTCAGTGGGAACGTGGTGGAGGCAGAGCTTCAGAGGAGTTTCCTGTCTAACCTGGACCTGGAGGACCTGCGCACCGCTGTGGGCTTCCTCCTGTATGGACGAGAGCTGCGTCAGGCCTGCATGCTGTCTGCATAG
- the LOC123975188 gene encoding tubulin alpha-1B chain isoform X1, translating into MPSDKAIGGGDDSFNTFFSETGAGKHVPRAVFVDLEPTVIDEVRTGTYRQLFHPEQLITGKEDAANNYARGHYTIGKEIIDLVLDRIRKLADQCTGLQGFLVFHSFGGGTGSGFTSLLMERLSVDYGKKSKLEFSIYPAPQVSTAVVEPYNSILTTHTTLEHSDCAFMVDNEAIYDICRRNLDIERPTYTNLNRLISQIVSSITASLRFDGALNVDLTEFQTNLVPYPRIHFPLATYAPVISAEKAYHEQLSVAEITNACFEPANQMVKCDPRHGKYMACCLLYRGDVVPKDVNAAIATIKTKRSIQFVDWCPTGFKVGINYQPPTVVPGGDLAKVQRAVCMLSNTTAIAEAWARLDHKFDLMYAKRAFVHWYVGEGMEEGEFSEAREDMAALEKDYEEVGVDSIEGEGEEEGEEY; encoded by the exons ATGCCCAGTGACAAAGCCATCGGTGGAGGTGATGACTCCTTTAACACCTTCTTCAGTGAGACTGGAGCCGGAAAGCACGTCCCCAGAGCTGTCTTTGTGGACCTGGAGCCCACTGTCATCG ATGAGGTGCGCACTGGTACCTACCGCCAGCTGTTCCACCCTGAGCAGCTGATCACTGGCAAGGAGGATGCTGCCAACAACTACGCCCGTGGGCACTACACCATCGGCAAAGAGATCATTGACCTGGTGCTGGACAGGATCCGCAAACTG gCTGACCAGTGCACTGGCCTTCAGGGCTTCCTG GTCTTCCACAGCTTCGGAGGTGGCACCGGCTCTGGTTTCACCTCCCTGCTGATGGAGCGTCTGTCTGTCGACTACGGAAAGAAGTCCAAGCTGGAGTTCTCCATCTACCCAGCTCCCCAGGTGTCCACTGCTGTGGTGGAGCCCTACAACTCCATCCTGACCACCCACACCACCCTGGAGCACTCTGACTGTGCCTTCATGGTGGATAACGAGGCCATCTACGATATCTGCCGCAGGAACCTCGATATTGAGCGTCCTACTTACACCAACCTCAACAGGTTGATCAGTCAGATTGTGTCCTCCATCACTGCTTCCCTTCGTTTCGATGGTGCCCTCAATGTTGATCTGACAGAGTTCCAGACCAACTTGGTGCCATATCCCCGTATCCACTTCCCTCTGGCCACCTATGCCCCTGTTATCTCTGCTGAGAAGGCTTACCATGAGCAGCTCTCAGTGGCTGAGATCACCAACGCCTGCTTCgagccagccaatcagatggTCAAATGTGACCCTCGCCACGGCAAGTACATGGCTTGCTGCCTTTTGTATCGTGGTGATGTGGTGCCCAAAGATGTGAATGCTGCCATTGCCACCATCAAGACCAAGCGCTCCATCCAGTTTGTGGACTGGTGCCCCACTGGTTTCAAGGTGGGCATCAACTACCAGCCACCCACTGTAGTTCCTGGtggagacctggccaaggtcCAGAGGGCTGTGTGCATGCTGAGCAACACCACTGCTATTGCAGAGGCCTGGGCTCGACTTGACCACAAGTTTGATCTGATGTACGCTAAGCGTGCCTTTGTTCACTGGTATGTGGGTGAGGGTATGGAGGAGGGAGAGTTCTCTGAGGCCAGAGAGGACATGGCAGCTCTGGAGAAGGATTATGAGGAGGTTGGAGTCGACTCTATTGAgggtgagggagaggaggagggggaggaataTTAA
- the LOC123975188 gene encoding tubulin alpha-1B chain isoform X2 yields the protein MPSDKAIGGGDDSFNTFFSETGAGKHVPRAVFVDLEPTVIDEVRTGTYRQLFHPEQLITGKEDAANNYARGHYTIGKEIIDLVLDRIRKLADQCTGLQGFLVFHSFGGGTGSGFTSLLMERLSVDYGKKSKLEFSIYPAPQVSTAVVEPYNSILTTHTTLEHSDCAFMVDNEAIYDICRRNLDIERPTYTNLNRLISQIVSSITASLRFDGALNVDLTEFQTNLVPYPRIHFPLATYAPVISAEKAYHEQLSVAEITNACFEPANQMVKCDPRHGKYMACCLLYRGDVVPKDVNAAIATIKTKRSIQFVDWCPTGFKVGINYQPPTVVPGGDLAKVQRAVCMLSNTTAIAEAWARLDHKFDLMYAKRAFVHWYVGEGMEEGEFSEAREDMAALEKDYEEVGVDSIEGEGEEEGEEY from the exons ATGCCCAGTGACAAAGCCATCGGTGGAGGTGATGACTCCTTTAACACCTTCTTCAGTGAGACTGGAGCCGGAAAGCACGTCCCCAGAGCTGTCTTTGTGGACCTGGAGCCCACTGTCATCG ATGAGGTGCGCACTGGTACCTACCGCCAGCTGTTCCACCCTGAGCAGCTGATCACTGGCAAGGAGGATGCTGCCAACAACTACGCCCGTGGGCACTACACCATCGGCAAAGAGATCATTGACCTGGTGCTGGACAGGATCCGCAAACTG gCTGACCAGTGCACTGGCCTTCAGGGCTTCCTGGTCTTCCACAGCTTCGGAG GTGGCACCGGCTCTGGTTTCACCTCCCTGCTGATGGAGCGTCTGTCTGTCGACTACGGAAAGAAGTCCAAGCTGGAGTTCTCCATCTACCCAGCTCCCCAGGTGTCCACTGCTGTGGTGGAGCCCTACAACTCCATCCTGACCACCCACACCACCCTGGAGCACTCTGACTGTGCCTTCATGGTGGATAACGAGGCCATCTACGATATCTGCCGCAGGAACCTCGATATTGAGCGTCCTACTTACACCAACCTCAACAGGTTGATCAGTCAGATTGTGTCCTCCATCACTGCTTCCCTTCGTTTCGATGGTGCCCTCAATGTTGATCTGACAGAGTTCCAGACCAACTTGGTGCCATATCCCCGTATCCACTTCCCTCTGGCCACCTATGCCCCTGTTATCTCTGCTGAGAAGGCTTACCATGAGCAGCTCTCAGTGGCTGAGATCACCAACGCCTGCTTCgagccagccaatcagatggTCAAATGTGACCCTCGCCACGGCAAGTACATGGCTTGCTGCCTTTTGTATCGTGGTGATGTGGTGCCCAAAGATGTGAATGCTGCCATTGCCACCATCAAGACCAAGCGCTCCATCCAGTTTGTGGACTGGTGCCCCACTGGTTTCAAGGTGGGCATCAACTACCAGCCACCCACTGTAGTTCCTGGtggagacctggccaaggtcCAGAGGGCTGTGTGCATGCTGAGCAACACCACTGCTATTGCAGAGGCCTGGGCTCGACTTGACCACAAGTTTGATCTGATGTACGCTAAGCGTGCCTTTGTTCACTGGTATGTGGGTGAGGGTATGGAGGAGGGAGAGTTCTCTGAGGCCAGAGAGGACATGGCAGCTCTGGAGAAGGATTATGAGGAGGTTGGAGTCGACTCTATTGAgggtgagggagaggaggagggggaggaataTTAA